Proteins from one Hymenobacter gelipurpurascens genomic window:
- a CDS encoding DUF3320 domain-containing protein gives MSADLFASSLATRLEASRQELLDLGLRNPLLNFRLSKAQGVAVVQEEAAAVYEMLVRQGKTMYFQAAPEPAKQKTSAEAVAPAALGHSASGMLEADETPATLLSASETLEGEEETAEPALETPLVKRPTEAERQALLTNNKLQTAESLAKLESRLLNTYYTARTSLEEQGVNILYLALGMLTWYEDSSSEEARRAPLVLVPVLLERGTAAERFKLRHTGAEVEGNLSLQAKLKASFGLSLPEWDEEAGVEAYLAVVAKAVQGLPRWQVEPGQIALGFFSFGKFMLYRDLDPANWPSEATLLDHSAIQALLGTDTGFQDAPPSLDDTAFLDTESAAHELHQVLDADSSQLLALLAVQEGRNLVVQGPPGTGKSQTIANLLAEAIGAGKKVLFVAEKMAALEVVKRRLDALGLGAACLELHSHKANKKALHEELKATLSLGRPATAALVEDQMAQLPRYRTALNNYALAVNAPLGHSRRTAQQVTGELLQLREENQGVELPRIPFPDLATWTDAKAAHAETLAAQLQAVLQKIGVPQQLLFWGSELTVLLPADQAALATQLREAQAALSTLQEAAKKLAEHLGLTMPAERTAAEQLLPAARHAQLAPPLAGMTVADSAWLQQVSTIQELLQAGVAYTALRQAHEATLLPEAWDQQLLSERASLLTAGDSWWNFLNGDYRRARKRLQSLWRGPLPKESDGLVVVIDAIHEASRHARTITDASGLGQQLFGTMNWQGLRSDWPRLMKAQQYLTLTHQRISRGELPTALLAYLQQGASPDHIMAPLAALETALAGQRTALQAVVEGLQLNEARRFGPNGRLQFQSFENQLEILASWAADLPALRASTEWNNVAASVQAEGLPELLTLAERWGPAARHLVGAVRQTWLEYLQKLAYEQPALRQFERTSHEETAARFRQADRDALYHHRVRAMRQHFEQLPHPQAGGQMLLLRNEFAKKTRHLPLRKLMQQAGRAVQAIKPIFMMSPLSVANFLPPGAVEFDLVVFDEASQVKPVDALGAIARGKQLVVVGDSKQLPPTSFFDSLTGSGEEADEENVTADIQSILELCKARQMPERMLRWHYRSLHQSLIAASNHLFYEDKLVIFPSPGGQGQLGLVYHHLANTHYERGTTRTNPLEAQAVAEAVLHHARTTPRLTLGVVAFSTAQRQAIQDALEKLRRQHPETEEFFNRHPHEPFFVKNLENVQGDERDVILISVGYGRTKESYLTMSFGPLNGEGGERRLNVLITRAKQRCEIFTNLTADDLDLSRTRAKGVAALKTFLNFAQHGRLNQNEETGRAMESPFEEAVYRALTARGYQVRPQIGSQGFYIDLAVVDPDQPGRYVLGIECDGAMYHSARSARDRDRLRQQVLEAVGWRLHRIWSTDWFRSPAAETERAIQAIEEARRLATLDDSDEPEEVETAVVPLELTGIEREESHATPVTLAEPYQMAQLPAAVGHRELHQHSLGQLANWLTSVVRIESPVHLEEATRRLALASGASQVGARIRKSVQDAALLAQNLRHLRRQGDFLWENTMQQPPLRDRSNLPTISRKLPFVAPEELARALRTVVEQSFAIPREAVFLPTVRLLGFNRLSEEMRQQLEPALAGLLERGEVEEVNGVLKPTA, from the coding sequence ATGTCGGCTGATCTATTTGCCTCCTCCCTAGCCACCCGCCTGGAAGCCTCGCGTCAGGAATTATTAGATCTGGGCTTGCGCAATCCGCTGCTCAACTTTCGGCTTTCGAAAGCGCAGGGCGTGGCCGTGGTGCAGGAAGAGGCAGCGGCGGTGTACGAGATGCTGGTGCGCCAAGGCAAAACCATGTACTTCCAGGCCGCGCCCGAACCAGCCAAGCAGAAAACAAGCGCCGAAGCAGTGGCGCCCGCAGCTCTAGGCCACTCCGCGAGCGGGATGCTGGAAGCCGATGAAACCCCGGCTACTTTGCTTTCAGCCTCCGAAACGTTGGAAGGCGAGGAGGAAACGGCGGAGCCAGCACTGGAAACCCCGCTCGTCAAACGACCAACCGAAGCGGAGCGGCAGGCCTTGCTCACCAACAACAAGCTGCAGACTGCCGAGTCGCTGGCCAAGCTAGAGAGCCGCTTACTCAATACGTATTACACCGCCCGCACCAGCCTGGAAGAGCAGGGCGTAAACATTCTGTACCTGGCCCTGGGCATGCTTACCTGGTACGAAGACAGCAGCAGCGAGGAGGCGCGCCGGGCCCCGCTGGTGCTGGTGCCCGTGCTGCTGGAACGGGGTACCGCTGCCGAGCGGTTTAAGCTGCGCCACACTGGCGCCGAGGTGGAAGGCAACCTCTCGTTGCAGGCCAAGCTCAAAGCCAGCTTCGGACTGAGCTTGCCCGAGTGGGACGAAGAGGCTGGCGTGGAGGCCTACTTGGCTGTAGTGGCAAAAGCCGTGCAGGGGCTGCCCCGCTGGCAGGTAGAGCCGGGGCAGATTGCCCTGGGCTTCTTCTCTTTCGGGAAGTTTATGCTCTACCGCGACCTGGACCCCGCCAACTGGCCTAGCGAAGCCACCCTGCTCGACCATTCCGCCATTCAGGCGCTGCTGGGCACCGATACCGGTTTCCAGGATGCCCCACCCAGCCTCGACGACACCGCTTTCCTCGACACGGAAAGCGCCGCACATGAGCTGCACCAGGTGCTTGATGCCGATAGCTCACAACTGCTGGCGCTGCTGGCGGTGCAGGAAGGCCGCAACCTAGTGGTGCAGGGCCCGCCCGGTACCGGCAAGTCGCAGACCATTGCCAACCTGCTGGCCGAAGCCATTGGGGCGGGCAAAAAGGTGCTGTTCGTGGCCGAAAAAATGGCGGCGCTGGAAGTGGTAAAGCGCCGATTGGACGCCCTAGGCCTGGGCGCCGCCTGCCTGGAGCTGCACAGCCATAAAGCCAACAAAAAAGCCCTCCACGAGGAGCTGAAAGCCACACTTAGCCTGGGCCGGCCCGCTACGGCCGCCCTGGTAGAAGACCAAATGGCCCAACTGCCACGCTACCGAACAGCCCTGAATAACTATGCCTTGGCCGTGAATGCGCCGCTAGGCCACAGCCGGCGTACGGCCCAGCAGGTGACGGGCGAGCTGCTACAGCTGCGCGAAGAAAACCAGGGTGTAGAACTGCCGCGCATTCCGTTTCCGGACCTCGCCACCTGGACGGATGCCAAAGCTGCCCACGCCGAAACCCTGGCGGCCCAGCTGCAAGCTGTTCTGCAGAAAATCGGGGTGCCGCAACAGCTGCTGTTCTGGGGCAGCGAACTGACGGTGCTGCTCCCCGCCGATCAGGCCGCTCTTGCCACCCAACTCCGTGAAGCACAAGCAGCGTTGAGTACGTTGCAGGAAGCCGCGAAAAAATTGGCTGAACACTTAGGTTTGACCATGCCCGCCGAGCGAACGGCCGCCGAGCAACTGTTGCCCGCTGCCCGACATGCCCAACTGGCCCCGCCGCTGGCCGGCATGACCGTGGCCGATAGCGCCTGGCTGCAGCAAGTCAGCACAATTCAGGAATTGTTGCAGGCCGGAGTGGCCTACACTGCCCTGCGACAGGCGCACGAAGCTACGCTGCTGCCTGAAGCCTGGGACCAGCAGCTGCTCTCAGAACGCGCGTCCCTGTTAACCGCCGGCGACAGTTGGTGGAACTTCCTCAACGGCGACTACCGCCGCGCCCGCAAGCGCCTGCAAAGCCTATGGCGCGGTCCGCTGCCAAAGGAATCGGATGGGCTGGTTGTGGTCATAGATGCGATTCACGAAGCCTCCCGTCATGCCCGAACTATCACGGATGCGAGTGGCCTAGGCCAGCAGCTTTTTGGGACGATGAACTGGCAAGGGCTGCGTTCCGACTGGCCTAGACTGATGAAAGCGCAGCAGTACCTGACCCTGACGCACCAGCGAATTTCCCGGGGTGAGTTGCCGACGGCGCTGCTGGCCTACCTGCAGCAAGGCGCTTCTCCGGACCACATCATGGCCCCGCTAGCCGCCCTGGAAACCGCCCTGGCAGGGCAGCGCACCGCCCTGCAGGCCGTAGTGGAGGGCCTGCAGCTAAACGAAGCCCGCCGCTTCGGGCCCAATGGGCGGCTGCAGTTTCAATCATTTGAAAATCAGCTGGAAATACTAGCCAGTTGGGCCGCCGATTTGCCCGCTTTGCGCGCCAGTACGGAGTGGAACAACGTAGCCGCCAGCGTACAAGCGGAGGGGCTGCCGGAACTACTGACCCTGGCCGAACGCTGGGGGCCAGCCGCCCGGCATCTGGTAGGTGCCGTGCGCCAGACATGGCTGGAGTACCTCCAGAAACTGGCCTACGAGCAGCCCGCTCTCCGGCAGTTCGAGCGCACCAGCCACGAAGAAACCGCCGCCCGCTTCCGGCAAGCCGACCGCGACGCGCTGTACCATCATCGGGTGCGGGCCATGCGCCAGCATTTTGAGCAGCTGCCGCACCCGCAGGCAGGTGGGCAAATGCTGCTGCTGCGCAATGAATTCGCCAAGAAAACGCGCCACCTGCCCCTGCGCAAGCTCATGCAGCAGGCGGGCCGGGCAGTGCAGGCCATCAAGCCCATCTTCATGATGTCGCCGCTGTCGGTGGCCAATTTCCTGCCGCCCGGCGCCGTGGAGTTCGACCTTGTGGTGTTTGATGAAGCCAGTCAGGTGAAGCCCGTGGATGCTCTGGGCGCCATTGCCCGCGGCAAGCAGCTGGTGGTAGTCGGCGACTCTAAGCAGTTGCCGCCCACCTCATTCTTTGATTCTTTGACGGGCAGCGGTGAGGAGGCTGACGAGGAAAATGTAACAGCTGATATCCAGAGTATTCTGGAGCTGTGCAAGGCTCGCCAGATGCCCGAGCGGATGCTGCGCTGGCACTACCGCAGTCTGCACCAAAGCCTGATTGCGGCTTCCAACCATCTGTTTTACGAAGATAAGCTGGTCATCTTCCCCAGTCCCGGCGGGCAGGGGCAGCTCGGGCTGGTGTACCATCATTTGGCTAACACCCACTACGAGCGCGGCACCACCCGCACCAACCCGCTGGAAGCCCAGGCCGTGGCCGAAGCGGTGCTACACCATGCCCGCACCACGCCGCGCCTCACGCTGGGGGTGGTAGCCTTCAGCACGGCTCAGCGGCAAGCAATTCAGGACGCGCTGGAGAAGCTGCGCCGCCAACACCCCGAAACGGAGGAATTCTTCAATCGCCACCCCCACGAGCCGTTTTTCGTCAAGAATCTGGAAAACGTACAGGGCGATGAGCGCGACGTAATTCTAATCAGCGTGGGCTACGGGCGCACCAAGGAGAGCTACCTCACCATGAGCTTTGGGCCGCTGAACGGCGAAGGTGGCGAGCGGCGCCTGAACGTGCTCATCACGAGGGCCAAGCAGCGTTGCGAAATCTTCACTAACCTCACCGCCGACGACCTAGACCTGAGCCGTACACGTGCCAAAGGGGTGGCGGCCCTCAAAACCTTCCTCAACTTCGCCCAGCATGGCCGCCTGAACCAGAATGAGGAAACCGGGCGGGCCATGGAGTCGCCGTTTGAGGAGGCAGTATACCGCGCCCTCACAGCCCGGGGCTATCAGGTGCGGCCCCAGATCGGCAGCCAGGGCTTTTATATTGATCTGGCCGTAGTGGACCCCGACCAGCCCGGGCGCTACGTGTTGGGCATTGAGTGCGACGGGGCCATGTACCACAGTGCTCGCTCGGCCCGCGACCGGGACCGGCTGCGCCAGCAGGTGCTGGAAGCCGTGGGCTGGCGCTTGCACCGCATCTGGAGCACAGACTGGTTTCGCAGCCCCGCTGCCGAAACCGAGCGTGCCATTCAGGCTATTGAAGAAGCCCGCCGCCTTGCCACCCTCGACGATTCTGATGAGCCGGAGGAAGTGGAAACGGCTGTAGTACCACTGGAACTTACTGGCATTGAGCGAGAAGAATCCCACGCCACCCCCGTTACCCTGGCCGAGCCCTACCAGATGGCGCAGCTGCCTGCCGCGGTAGGCCACCGGGAACTGCACCAGCACAGCCTAGGCCAGTTAGCCAACTGGCTTACTTCCGTTGTGCGCATCGAAAGCCCGGTGCATCTGGAAGAAGCTACCCGCCGCTTGGCGCTGGCTAGCGGAGCCAGCCAGGTAGGAGCACGTATCCGGAAATCGGTACAGGATGCCGCCCTGCTGGCCCAAAACCTACGCCACTTGCGCCGCCAGGGCGACTTTTTGTGGGAAAATACCATGCAGCAACCGCCTCTCCGCGACCGAAGCAATCTGCCCACCATATCCCGCAAGCTGCCGTTCGTAGCTCCCGAGGAGCTAGCCCGCGCCCTGCGCACCGTAGTAGAGCAAAGCTTTGCTATTCCCCGCGAGGCCGTGTTTCTGCCTACTGTGCGCCTATTGGGCTTCAACCGCCTATCAGAGGAAATGCGTCAGCAGCTGGAGCCCGCCCTGGCTGGCCTACTGGAACGCGGCGAGGTGGAGGAAGTAAACGGCGTACTAAAACCAACTGCTTGA